The sequence below is a genomic window from Chondrinema litorale.
AGTAAACCTTCATCAGGTTAGATTAGACTCTTCTAATGCATTAGATATTATATCTCAATATGATGTAGTAGTTGATGGAACTGATAATTTTCCAACAAGGTATTTGGTGAATGATGCTTGTGTATTGGCAGGAAAGCCAGATGTATTTGGTTCAATTTTTAGGTTCGAAGGTCAGGTTGCAGTATTTAATTATTTCGATGAGGTTTCTCAAAGTTTTACAGCTAACTATCGAGATATTTTTCCAGAACCACCAGCTCCGGGTGAGGTGCCTAATTGTGCAGAAGGTGGTGTACTTGGCGTACTTCCTGGAATAATCGGTTCAATGCAAACAAATGAGGTAATTAAAATAGTTTGTGGTATTGGTGATGTATTAGCAGGTAAACTATTATTATTAGACACACTCAGTTTTTTAACTCGAACAATCAAAATTAGAAAAAGTGATGATAATCCAATCTCTGGGCTTAATCCAACCATTACTGAACTAATAGATTATGAAGAATTTTGTGGTATCGCTACAGCGCAGATTCAGCAAAAAGAAGAAGTTAAAGAAATAGATGTATTTACCTTAGATGAACTTCTTAAAGACTCAGAAAAAACAGTTCAAGTAATTGATGTTAGAGAACCATACGAATATGAAATTTCTAATATAGGAGGTGAATTAATTCCGTTATCGAAGATAGATACTGCTATTGATAGAATTTCTAATGCAGATTATGTTGTGGTGCATTGTCGAACTGGAGTGAGAAGTACAAAAGCCATCAAAAAACTATTGCAAACATCATCATATGATAATTTGTACAATCTTAAGGGAGGAATTCTAAGTTGGATAGATGAAATTGATAATTCTCTTCCCAGATATTAATTTAAAAAATTAACCTTTTTCTGAAACTAACAAAAACCCTTTGTTTGTTACAAAGTCAGCTTTTACAAGCCAATAAAAAATTTGTATTTTGCTAATAAGTGTATTTGGTAAATTATTAAATCAAATTTGATAAAGTATCTATATACTTATATTTAATAATCTATTTTTTAAATCTTAAACTAAATAAACATGTCAATTAGACTAGGCGACACAGCGCCTGATTTTACAGCTAATACAACCATGGGAGAAATTAATTTTCACGAATGGTTAGGAGATAGCTGGGGTATATTATTTTCTCACCCTGCAGATTTTACTCCTGTTTGTACTACAGAATTAGGATCAGTAGCATCCTTAAAAGATGAATTCGACAAAAGAGATGTAAAGACTATCGCAGTTAGTGTAGATGGCCTTGAGTCTCATAATAAGTGGATTCCAGATATAAACGAAGTGAATAATGTAACTATGAACTATCCGATAATTGCGGATGAAGATAAACTTGTAGCTACATTGTACGATATGATTCACCCAAATGCTAGTGAAAAAGCAACTGTAAGGTCAGTATTTATTATTGGTCCTGATAAAAAAGTGAAGCTTACTATTACTTATCCTGCCTCAACAGGAAGAAACTTTGCTGAGATTTTAAGAGTAATAGATTCATTACAACTTACTGCTGAGCATAGTGTAGCGACTCCTGCTAACTGGAATGATGGTGAAGATTGTATTATTGTTCCTGCAGTAAAAGATGAGGATATTCCAAGTAAATTCCCTAAAGGACATAAAGTGGTAAAACCTTATTTAAGAACTACACCACAACCAAATAAATAAGATTGTTTGAATTGATCATTTAGGAAAAATATAAAAAAAGCCGTCTTAATTACTAAGACGGCTTTTTAATTTATTACTGGTTAAGCTTATTTAACCAGTAATTTTTTCACTTGGTGATAAGATTTAGTTTTTACTTCTACTATAAATAAGCCTTGAGAAAGATTATTTAAATTAAACTTCTTGTTAAAGCTTGTGTCAATAGTATTTTCAAAAATAACATTACCAGCAGTGCTATATATTTTTAAGAAACCAGTTTCTTGTTTTGGTGCTTGAATCTCTACGCTAAACTCTCCAGTAGAAGGGTTAGGATAAAGGTTAAATGCACTGAAAGCAAGAGCTTTGTCAATCGCAGTGATTACAGTTTGAGTTGTACTGTACTCAGAAGAAGCAGAACCATTTGTTGCTTTAATTCTGTAATAGTAAGTTGTTCCTGGAGAAGGTACAGTTCTTACAGTAGAAGTCTCAGTTGCTTCAAGTACAGCTATTTCCGTATAAGGTCCATCTTCACTTGTAGCTTCTTCAATTACATATCCATCAACGTTTTCAGTTACTGCATCCCAGCTAAGTGTAACTTTATCAGCATCGGTTGCAACAGCAGTGAAGTTTGCTGGTACAGCTGGTGTTACTGGTAAAGTAGAAACACTAATAATGTTACTGTAAACTGATTTAGTTACCGAATTGATACCTTTAACTCTATAGTAAACTGTAGTGTCAGCAGTAAGTCCTTCATGAGTATAAGAAGTTTCTGTAGAAGCGATTGTTGCTAATACTTCAAACTCATTTGTTGCTCCTGTAGCAGAACTTTCAACCACATATTCTTCAATCTCGTCTGCTCCAGCAGTCCAGCTAATAGAAATAGTAGATGCAGTACTATCAGTTGCAACTAGATCAGTTGGTTCACCTAAAGTAGATGCATCAGTGGTAGCACTTACAGTAGAAGAATATTCAGAGTCTCCAGTTTCATTTACAGCTTTAATTCTGTAATAGTAAGTTGTTGCTGGCTCAAGGTCTGTATCGCTATAAGTAGTAGCACTCGCATCAAGACTTGCAACTTCTGAGAAGTCTTCTTCTTCATTCATTAAAGCTCTTTCAAGTACTAATCCTGTAATATCTGATGCTGGTAAAGTCCAAGTAAGGTCAATTTGAGTTTCTGAGAAAGCAGTAGCTGCTAGAGAAGTTGGAGCATCTGGTACAGGTTCCATTGTAGTTTCACTTACAACATCACTATACTCTGAAGAGCTAATTGTGTTTACCGCTTTAACTCTGTAGTAATAAGTTGTACTAGCAGTAAGCTCTATATGAGAAACTGAAGTAACATCTGAACCAACAGAGTCAATTTGAGTAAAAGATGCATCTTCATTTACAGTTGCACTTTCAATTACGTAGCCAGTAACTGTACCATCTACAGCATCCCAAGTTAAATCTATTTGAACATCAGAAACAGCACTTGCTACTAATCCGGTTGGAGCTACAGGAATTTCTGGATCAGTTGTAGTACTTACAGTGTCACTATACTCAGAAACAAGATTTAAGTTAGAAGCATAAATTCTGTAATAGTAAGTAGTCTCTGGGTCTAAACCTGTGTGCTCGTAATCTGTAATAGTTTTATCAACAACATCTAGCTCCATAAAGTCATATGGATCATTACTTAGAGAGTACTCAATAGTATATTCACCTACATTGTATGCTAATGCATCCCAAGTAAGGCTAATAGATTCATCTGATGATGCAACTGCAGTAAGTCCAGTTGGAACATTTGGAGGAACATTTTCAATCATTTCTTCAAATGATACCGCCCAGTTATATAAATCATAATCTCCAAGAGTAGAAGCTTGAGTATCGCTATCTCTTAAATTACCTGTCGTTTTAGCATCACTCGCTGCATATAATATTTTAGCATTTGCCTCAATATTTCTATCTGTTGTAATAGTTACAGTATTACTTCCCTCTATTTGAACATCAGTGATTGTTAACTGACCTACTTCATCGTACAATTCAAAGCCGTAATCTCCTGCGTCAGCAATTGTTGTTACATCCAGTACTAATGGCTCAACAGCAACACTAAACTCAACCATTACTTTGTTTGCCTCTTTTGAGATGTTAAGTGGAGCAATTGGAGACCAGCTAGTTTTATCAAAAACTACTTTTTTATAAGCTTTTGCAAGATAGTGACCAATATGTTGTCTACCAGCTTCGCTTTCTGCTACAAAATAACTTGGCGAAGCAATGTAAAGATTAGTGCTTGCTTGGGCAGCTCTATATTGAGCAACAGCAACTTGTGGATCTGCAGACTGAATTAAGAATATAGGATATTCTACATCAGTAGTTGTTAGAGCAGTATTTAAGTCAGCATTTAAATCTGTAGCAAACTGAATTAGGGCTTCTTTATATGTTAAAGTATCAGTATCTGCATCAGCTGCACCTTGTAACAAGTTAACACCTCTAAACTGATAAGAAAGACTTTTATCATCAGCAAGAGCAGCACCGTTTGTAATTTGAGCTAAAAGTTTGTTGTAAGGGTCTGTACCTTTAGCTAAATCAGCAATAGTTGCACTTGTTAGCCCACTTACAGTACCCAAGAATTCATAACCTGTGTAGTCGTTATTAGCAGTTGTTACATTTGATATTAATGTATTCGTGTGGTATGCTTGAGAAATAGCAACGCCACCATTACCATTTGTAGGCATGTCTTCAAGTGCAGTACCGTCTTCTGCAGTTATATCAGCATCAAATATATAGTTGCTAGCAGTAAATTCTCCTGCAGGCGCAGCAGTTGTACCAAGTGCTAAATCATCACCAATAGTTGCCATGTGGTTTACAAAGTAGAAATCGTCTGGAATTAATGCTGTAATTGCATTTACAGTATCACTCCAAGCTCCTTCTTCTGGAGTTGCACCTGTTCTTAAAGCTCTTACTCTATAAGCATAAGTTGTATTAGCTTCAAGATCAGATTGACCATAGTATACAGAATACTTACCAGTGGTAGCTAAAGCCATATAGTTTGCACCATCATCAGTTGAATATTGTAACTCGTAGCTATCAGCTCCTGGAACAGGGTTCCATCCAATATCGATAGTAGATTTACCTCTAATAAGTGCGCTTAAATTTTGAGCTTGACCTGGAGTTTCAGGAGTAAATGAATCTGTATCTGCAATTTTTACAATTTCTACATAATCTACATATCCATAAGTGGCTGGGTCTTTCATTGAAATTTCTATAGAATGAATAGTGCCTGTAGCTAATTCCGTTGTAAAAACTTGATCTGATTCTACAACACCCCAGTATGAACCACCAAAGTTTGGACTTAATGAAGAAATACTAGATTCATTGTAAGTAAAATCAATAGCATTAGAATTCAAAGCTATGATATAATCAAAAGTTTCATCTATGTAAGATGCAGGGCTCAATTTTGTACCTGATCGGAATCTGATGTTGATCATGTATTCAGCATCTTCATCTACAGTGAAATCTATTTTTAT
It includes:
- a CDS encoding peroxiredoxin, with the translated sequence MSIRLGDTAPDFTANTTMGEINFHEWLGDSWGILFSHPADFTPVCTTELGSVASLKDEFDKRDVKTIAVSVDGLESHNKWIPDINEVNNVTMNYPIIADEDKLVATLYDMIHPNASEKATVRSVFIIGPDKKVKLTITYPASTGRNFAEILRVIDSLQLTAEHSVATPANWNDGEDCIIVPAVKDEDIPSKFPKGHKVVKPYLRTTPQPNK
- a CDS encoding fibronectin type III domain-containing protein, with amino-acid sequence MKNKHFTLIKPHKQHYRSNYLLFSVVIALLLIFNHTSTFANDIKNNSKGLEIPTGKSVVSSVIYEAEEYYEVVSDVANTFDDINRAISIGYSEAASGNQAVSLPDPNDKIKIDFTVDEDAEYMINIRFRSGTKLSPASYIDETFDYIIALNSNAIDFTYNESSISSLSPNFGGSYWGVVESDQVFTTELATGTIHSIEISMKDPATYGYVDYVEIVKIADTDSFTPETPGQAQNLSALIRGKSTIDIGWNPVPGADSYELQYSTDDGANYMALATTGKYSVYYGQSDLEANTTYAYRVRALRTGATPEEGAWSDTVNAITALIPDDFYFVNHMATIGDDLALGTTAAPAGEFTASNYIFDADITAEDGTALEDMPTNGNGGVAISQAYHTNTLISNVTTANNDYTGYEFLGTVSGLTSATIADLAKGTDPYNKLLAQITNGAALADDKSLSYQFRGVNLLQGAADADTDTLTYKEALIQFATDLNADLNTALTTTDVEYPIFLIQSADPQVAVAQYRAAQASTNLYIASPSYFVAESEAGRQHIGHYLAKAYKKVVFDKTSWSPIAPLNISKEANKVMVEFSVAVEPLVLDVTTIADAGDYGFELYDEVGQLTITDVQIEGSNTVTITTDRNIEANAKILYAASDAKTTGNLRDSDTQASTLGDYDLYNWAVSFEEMIENVPPNVPTGLTAVASSDESISLTWDALAYNVGEYTIEYSLSNDPYDFMELDVVDKTITDYEHTGLDPETTYYYRIYASNLNLVSEYSDTVSTTTDPEIPVAPTGLVASAVSDVQIDLTWDAVDGTVTGYVIESATVNEDASFTQIDSVGSDVTSVSHIELTASTTYYYRVKAVNTISSSEYSDVVSETTMEPVPDAPTSLAATAFSETQIDLTWTLPASDITGLVLERALMNEEEDFSEVASLDASATTYSDTDLEPATTYYYRIKAVNETGDSEYSSTVSATTDASTLGEPTDLVATDSTASTISISWTAGADEIEEYVVESSATGATNEFEVLATIASTETSYTHEGLTADTTVYYRVKGINSVTKSVYSNIISVSTLPVTPAVPANFTAVATDADKVTLSWDAVTENVDGYVIEEATSEDGPYTEIAVLEATETSTVRTVPSPGTTYYYRIKATNGSASSEYSTTQTVITAIDKALAFSAFNLYPNPSTGEFSVEIQAPKQETGFLKIYSTAGNVIFENTIDTSFNKKFNLNNLSQGLFIVEVKTKSYHQVKKLLVK
- the moeB gene encoding molybdopterin-synthase adenylyltransferase MoeB, whose translation is MIEDTFSKEEYARYSRHFILPEINVEGQKKMKNAKVLVIGAGGLGSPVLLYLAAAGIGTIGIVDFDLIDKGNLQRQIIYTTNDVGKPKAVVAKERILALNPHITVNLHQVRLDSSNALDIISQYDVVVDGTDNFPTRYLVNDACVLAGKPDVFGSIFRFEGQVAVFNYFDEVSQSFTANYRDIFPEPPAPGEVPNCAEGGVLGVLPGIIGSMQTNEVIKIVCGIGDVLAGKLLLLDTLSFLTRTIKIRKSDDNPISGLNPTITELIDYEEFCGIATAQIQQKEEVKEIDVFTLDELLKDSEKTVQVIDVREPYEYEISNIGGELIPLSKIDTAIDRISNADYVVVHCRTGVRSTKAIKKLLQTSSYDNLYNLKGGILSWIDEIDNSLPRY